In Chanodichthys erythropterus isolate Z2021 chromosome 18, ASM2448905v1, whole genome shotgun sequence, the following are encoded in one genomic region:
- the LOC137006989 gene encoding HAUS augmin-like complex subunit 2, protein MNPWDPITYTVTPAAKILARCVTSGTMTQEELDAIPRESEVFSSSLLEAEQLSRIRHDLDQTNLDLELLRLERDGADVTHSHYLSQRFASLQQFTSHLQEVLREQTVLRERLTKPLCQQNLPIQADLHRYVVELMGMVVEFIQNLEMKIKMVRAIPNTDSYLSDLNNGRTQLLAQVTEVENLYKQVLKRRGHSQTRLVDKDFQIENHSLFVQDTSGQYNNKMN, encoded by the exons ATGAATCCCTGGGACCCCATTACTTACACTGTGACACCTGCTGCTAAGATTTTAGCAAGATGTGTAACATCAGGCACCATGACACAG GAGGAGCTTGATGCTATCCCACGGGAATCGGAAGTCTTTTCCTCTTCTTTACTTGAAGCTGAACAGCTCAGCAGAATTAGACATGATCTTGATCAG ACTAATTTAGATTTAGAGCTGCTGAGGCTGGAAAGAGACGGTGCAGACGTCACTCACAGTCATTACCTCA GTCAAAGGTTTGCTTCCTTGCAACAGTTTACTTCCCACCTTCAGGAAGTGTTGCGAGAACAGACAGTCCTGCGAGAGAGACTCACAAAACCACTGTGTCAGCAGAACCTGCCCATTCAGGCTGATCTTCACAG ATATGTGGTAGAGCTCATGGGGATGGTGGTGGAGTTTATTCAGAACttggaaatgaaaattaagatGGTTCGAGCAATTCCAAACACTGATAGTTATCTGAGTGATCTg AACAATGGCCGAACTCAACTGCTGGCTCAGGTCACTGAGGTCGAGAACCTGTACAAGCAAGTTCTTAAGCGACGAGGACATTCACAGACACGTCTAGTTGATAAAGATTTTCAGATTGAAAATCACTCACTGTTTGTTCAGGATACTAGTGGacagtataataataaaatgaactaA